A portion of the Chondrinema litorale genome contains these proteins:
- a CDS encoding Gfo/Idh/MocA family protein, with translation MATNKNKKSGRRDLLKGLAAVPVLGAFAFSTIKKVNYDEEQRENILKELDIEAARPPAGRSLAGDPIRLGIIGFGIRGKQLVKAAGFATKEWKESMKKSALENSNDTRLKDFLEQENLNIQFTGVCDLFDVRAEEALDTVTTDKNTPKRYRTYQEMVESPNIDAVIIATPDHWHAPISIAAANAGKHVYVEKCMTHKIAETFDLYDAVKQSGIIFQVGHQHRQTQSFLTAMDIMKKQVLGHVSLIQANTNRNDDNGAWQYNIHEKASPQTIDWQQFLGNAPEIPFNAEHFFRWRKWWPYGTGLSGDLLTHDYDRINCILKMGIPNSVMASGGIYTHRDGREVPDVFQVVMEYPEYSTGGSQEKGKEKGMTFMYSATLGNQYGRNTALMGHDASMELIGDRLSILADPRSTRYHDMIDQKRIDTDVPLYSYDPSVKGVDGVTSATAKYFANKGLLYTYRDGKRVDSTHLHIREWLSAIRNGTPVSCGIEEGFEEAISAHMATLSYKLGKRIEWDPTARRITNVEEEFLS, from the coding sequence ATGGCAACTAATAAAAATAAAAAAAGCGGCAGAAGAGATCTTTTAAAAGGCCTTGCTGCTGTACCTGTACTTGGCGCTTTCGCATTCAGTACAATTAAAAAAGTAAATTACGACGAAGAACAAAGAGAAAATATTTTAAAAGAATTGGATATTGAAGCGGCTCGTCCACCTGCCGGTCGTTCATTGGCTGGTGATCCGATTAGATTAGGTATTATCGGTTTTGGTATCCGCGGAAAACAACTTGTAAAAGCAGCGGGCTTTGCTACCAAAGAATGGAAAGAAAGCATGAAAAAGTCTGCTTTAGAAAACTCTAACGATACTCGTTTAAAAGACTTTTTAGAACAAGAGAATTTAAATATTCAGTTTACAGGTGTTTGTGATTTGTTTGATGTACGTGCAGAAGAAGCATTAGATACAGTTACAACCGACAAAAACACACCAAAAAGATATCGCACCTACCAAGAGATGGTAGAAAGCCCTAACATAGACGCTGTAATAATTGCTACACCAGACCACTGGCATGCTCCTATTTCTATAGCAGCTGCAAATGCAGGCAAGCACGTGTATGTTGAGAAATGTATGACTCATAAAATTGCTGAGACTTTCGATTTATATGATGCAGTAAAACAGTCAGGCATTATATTTCAGGTAGGTCACCAGCACCGCCAAACCCAAAGTTTTCTTACTGCCATGGATATTATGAAGAAACAAGTTTTAGGACATGTTTCACTTATTCAGGCAAATACTAACCGTAATGACGACAATGGCGCTTGGCAATATAATATTCACGAAAAAGCTAGTCCACAAACAATCGACTGGCAACAATTCTTAGGAAATGCACCTGAAATTCCATTTAATGCAGAACATTTCTTCCGTTGGAGAAAATGGTGGCCTTATGGAACCGGTCTTTCTGGCGACTTGCTAACGCACGATTATGACAGAATCAATTGTATTCTTAAAATGGGTATTCCTAATTCAGTAATGGCATCTGGAGGTATTTATACACACCGCGATGGCAGAGAGGTGCCTGATGTTTTCCAAGTTGTTATGGAATATCCTGAATATTCAACTGGTGGTAGCCAAGAAAAAGGCAAAGAAAAAGGGATGACTTTTATGTATAGTGCAACATTGGGTAATCAGTACGGAAGAAACACTGCTCTTATGGGTCACGATGCTAGTATGGAACTTATCGGTGACAGATTGAGCATTCTTGCAGATCCAAGATCTACCCGCTATCATGACATGATAGATCAGAAAAGAATTGATACAGATGTGCCATTGTACTCTTATGATCCGAGTGTGAAGGGAGTTGATGGTGTAACATCTGCCACTGCAAAATACTTTGCAAATAAAGGTTTGCTGTACACTTACAGAGATGGTAAAAGAGTAGACTCTACTCACTTACACATTAGAGAATGGTTAAGTGCCATTAGAAATGGAACTCCTGTAAGTTGTGGTATAGAAGAAGGATTCGAAGAAGCAATTTCTGCTCACATGGCTACCCTTTCTTATAAATTGGGTAAACGCATAGAATGGGATCCTACTGCTAGAAGAATTACAAATGTAGAAGAGGAATTTTTGTCATAG
- a CDS encoding DinB family protein: MKYTVADGFPYYIELVEDKDYNELFLADESLQIFKSLTEEKSTFRYAPGKWSIKQIIGHITDHERIMMYRILRFSRNDKTDLPGYEQDFYVDNSRFDELSLDDLLNDFENVRNASKSFIKTLSAAQFALVGKAWKYQLTVAEMLKATIGHEQHHILVLKEKYLL; this comes from the coding sequence ATGAAATACACTGTAGCAGATGGTTTTCCATATTATATAGAATTAGTAGAAGACAAAGATTATAATGAGTTATTTCTCGCTGATGAAAGCTTGCAAATTTTCAAATCTTTAACCGAAGAAAAATCTACTTTTCGATATGCTCCCGGCAAGTGGAGTATTAAACAAATAATTGGTCACATAACAGATCATGAGCGAATTATGATGTATAGGATTCTTCGCTTTAGTAGAAATGATAAAACAGATTTACCCGGCTACGAGCAAGATTTTTATGTAGATAATAGCAGGTTTGATGAGCTCAGTTTAGATGATTTGTTGAATGATTTCGAAAACGTGAGAAATGCTTCAAAAAGCTTTATTAAAACATTATCAGCAGCACAGTTCGCTTTAGTAGGAAAAGCTTGGAAATACCAGCTTACGGTAGCCGAAATGTTAAAGGCCACAATTGGGCATGAGCAACATCATATTCTAGTACTTAAAGAAAAGTATTTGCTTTGA
- a CDS encoding DUF2461 domain-containing protein has product MKNILSFLSALQENNNKEWMDENRPEYQAARKIFISFVTELIQKTAAFDPTITGLLAKDCIFRINRDIRFSNDKRPYKTNMGAFIASGGKKTKGAGYYVHIQPGNCFIGGGIYMPAAPELAKIRQEIDYNAPSLIEVLSEEKFKNTFDEMDGDRLKTAPKGYPKDHPHIELLRLKSFTVFTKVPESEVTEDAFLNNVAAKFQVMYPFNNFLNTAVAEVEE; this is encoded by the coding sequence ATGAAGAATATTCTTTCATTTTTAAGTGCACTACAAGAAAATAACAATAAAGAATGGATGGATGAAAACAGACCTGAGTATCAGGCTGCAAGAAAAATATTCATAAGCTTTGTTACAGAACTCATCCAAAAAACAGCTGCTTTCGATCCTACAATTACTGGTTTATTAGCTAAAGACTGTATTTTTAGAATTAATAGAGATATACGCTTTAGTAATGATAAAAGGCCTTATAAAACTAATATGGGTGCATTTATAGCTAGTGGAGGTAAAAAAACTAAAGGAGCTGGTTATTATGTTCATATCCAGCCAGGAAACTGTTTTATAGGTGGCGGTATTTATATGCCTGCTGCACCCGAACTAGCAAAAATCCGTCAAGAGATAGATTATAATGCGCCGAGTTTGATAGAAGTTTTATCAGAAGAAAAGTTTAAAAATACTTTTGATGAAATGGATGGCGATAGATTAAAAACAGCTCCTAAGGGTTATCCAAAAGATCATCCACATATAGAATTACTCAGGCTGAAAAGCTTTACTGTATTTACAAAAGTACCAGAATCTGAGGTAACAGAAGATGCTTTTTTAAATAATGTTGCAGCCAAATTCCAAGTAATGTATCCTTTTAATAACTTTTTGAATACGGCAGTAGCAGAAGTTGAAGAATAA
- a CDS encoding arsenite methyltransferase: MENSAEIKKMVKEKYSKIALQDRDYNSSTCCGATSNSEEVYNIMQDDYSDLQGYKKEGDLGLGCGLPTQFARIQKGDTVIDLGSGAGNDCFVARYEAGETGKVIGIDFTEAMIDKARLNAEKLGYNNVEFRFGDIEEMPVNNDVADVVVSNCVLNLVPNKKEVVAEIFRVLKPGGHFSISDIVLSGDLPEALRQDAEMYAGCVSGAIQKETYLSFIEQAGFENITIQKEKVILIPDDILSKYLNEKGVAEFKNGDFGIFSITVFASKPGGEKLKMIDSESIPTENNSCCEPGSGCC; this comes from the coding sequence ATGGAAAATTCAGCAGAAATCAAAAAAATGGTAAAAGAGAAGTACAGCAAAATTGCTCTACAAGACAGAGATTATAATTCTTCTACATGTTGCGGAGCTACCAGCAACTCAGAAGAAGTGTATAACATTATGCAAGATGATTACTCTGATCTACAAGGCTACAAGAAAGAAGGCGATTTAGGGCTAGGTTGTGGTTTGCCAACTCAATTTGCTAGAATCCAAAAAGGAGATACTGTTATCGATTTGGGTTCAGGTGCTGGCAACGATTGCTTTGTAGCCAGATACGAAGCAGGTGAAACTGGTAAAGTAATAGGTATAGACTTTACCGAAGCTATGATCGATAAAGCTCGTCTAAATGCAGAGAAGCTTGGCTATAACAATGTAGAATTCCGCTTTGGAGATATCGAGGAAATGCCTGTTAATAACGATGTGGCAGATGTTGTTGTGAGCAATTGCGTACTTAATCTAGTGCCAAATAAGAAAGAAGTGGTTGCTGAAATTTTTAGAGTTTTAAAACCGGGAGGTCACTTTAGCATATCAGATATTGTACTATCTGGAGATTTACCAGAAGCTTTAAGACAAGATGCTGAGATGTATGCAGGCTGTGTGTCTGGCGCCATTCAAAAAGAAACTTACCTTTCTTTTATTGAGCAAGCTGGCTTCGAAAATATTACTATTCAAAAAGAAAAAGTAATTCTAATTCCAGACGATATTCTTTCTAAATATTTAAATGAGAAGGGAGTTGCTGAGTTCAAAAATGGTGATTTTGGCATATTCAGCATTACAGTTTTTGCTTCTAAACCAGGTGGCGAAAAGTTAAAAATGATAGATAGTGAAAGTATACCAACAGAAAATAATTCTTGCTGTGAGCCAGGTTCTGGCTGTTGCTAA
- a CDS encoding ArsR/SmtB family transcription factor: MGVTRTDLFTEEQNTLAQIAKALAHPARIAIIQYLLEANACVNGDLVQELGLAQATISQHLKELKTIGIIQGTIEGVSVNYCINPEKWREIDGMFQAFFNKYKSSCEGGGCC, translated from the coding sequence ATGGGAGTAACTAGAACAGATCTTTTTACAGAGGAACAAAACACACTGGCTCAAATAGCAAAAGCGTTGGCACATCCTGCGCGTATAGCAATAATACAATATCTATTAGAAGCCAACGCCTGTGTAAATGGAGATTTAGTGCAAGAGCTAGGTTTAGCTCAAGCAACCATCTCGCAACATTTAAAAGAACTTAAAACAATCGGTATCATTCAAGGAACTATCGAAGGAGTATCAGTAAATTACTGTATCAATCCAGAAAAGTGGAGAGAGATAGATGGTATGTTTCAGGCTTTCTTTAATAAGTACAAATCTTCATGTGAAGGAGGTGGCTGTTGCTAA
- a CDS encoding aryl-sulfate sulfotransferase has translation MKAFYQYFSTIKIFILIGVLFIISIVKVSSQNTVGVITNSEAVSEGYNLFFPFNQEKVFLIDNDGQLIHYWNDTNDYIPGTSVYLLENGNLVRSKSTNTKTTDPIYAPGAGAFVDVVSWEGEILSSFSMSTENARLHHDIEPMPNGNILLVIWEKFSMEDALEAGRDPDNLPQEFILSEMIYEWDPETDKIVWAWHAWDHLIQNKYSDKDNYGNVSVQNGKIDLNYDEHDGHPDWLHINSIDYNPVLDQIVVSVPYFNEFWIIDHSTTTAQAKTDKGGNTGKGGEILYRFGNDKTYQNTPNDQYLYFQHDVHWLDQYAEEGDEDYGKILLFNNQMPDTTSIGMLVSTIDSNTFNYLDPTISPADLILKTYLHPNRSAKAYSDGLSNVQQLENNNILMFSGRYGYGYELNEQGEIAWEYRIPFRYGQTVAQGDTLAQNENITFKMNRYPLDYAAFDGKDLTPKGLLEELDFEDDEEEEDITALADSEQELEGISIFPNPFDNVFYIETQNQQADFEIFSIDGKLVYQGSLMKFNTEKIPTGQLNRGIYILKSGAKSIKLLKN, from the coding sequence ATGAAGGCTTTTTACCAGTATTTTTCTACTATAAAAATATTTATATTAATAGGAGTACTTTTCATTATTTCAATTGTAAAAGTTTCATCTCAAAATACAGTTGGTGTAATAACTAATTCAGAAGCAGTTTCAGAAGGTTATAATTTATTTTTCCCCTTTAATCAGGAAAAAGTTTTTTTAATAGATAATGATGGTCAATTAATCCATTATTGGAATGATACAAATGATTATATTCCCGGCACAAGTGTATATCTCTTAGAAAATGGAAATTTAGTAAGGTCAAAATCCACAAACACAAAAACAACTGACCCAATATATGCACCCGGTGCTGGTGCATTTGTAGATGTAGTGTCATGGGAAGGAGAGATCTTGAGTAGTTTTTCGATGAGTACAGAAAATGCAAGGTTACATCACGATATAGAACCAATGCCCAATGGTAATATCCTTTTAGTTATTTGGGAAAAGTTTTCTATGGAAGATGCATTAGAAGCAGGTAGAGATCCAGATAATTTGCCCCAAGAATTTATATTGTCAGAAATGATTTATGAGTGGGATCCAGAAACAGATAAAATTGTATGGGCATGGCATGCTTGGGATCACTTAATCCAAAATAAATATTCTGATAAAGACAATTATGGAAACGTAAGCGTGCAAAATGGTAAGATTGACCTTAATTACGACGAGCACGATGGTCATCCCGATTGGTTACATATAAATTCTATAGATTATAATCCTGTATTAGATCAAATAGTAGTTTCGGTTCCTTATTTTAATGAGTTCTGGATAATTGATCATAGCACAACTACTGCCCAAGCAAAAACCGATAAAGGTGGCAACACTGGAAAAGGAGGAGAGATATTATATCGATTTGGGAATGATAAAACCTATCAAAACACGCCTAATGATCAATACTTATATTTTCAGCACGATGTACATTGGCTAGACCAGTATGCAGAAGAAGGAGATGAAGATTATGGTAAGATTCTCTTATTCAATAATCAAATGCCAGATACTACTTCTATTGGTATGCTCGTAAGTACGATTGATAGTAATACATTTAACTATCTTGATCCAACTATTAGTCCTGCTGATTTAATTCTGAAAACTTATTTGCATCCAAATAGGTCAGCAAAAGCATATTCTGATGGTTTGTCGAATGTACAACAATTAGAAAATAATAATATCTTAATGTTTTCTGGAAGATATGGTTATGGATATGAGTTAAATGAACAAGGCGAAATTGCATGGGAGTATAGAATCCCTTTTAGGTATGGACAAACTGTAGCACAGGGAGATACTTTGGCACAGAATGAGAATATTACATTTAAAATGAATAGATATCCTCTAGACTATGCTGCTTTTGATGGAAAAGATTTGACACCTAAAGGCTTATTGGAAGAATTAGATTTTGAAGATGATGAGGAAGAAGAAGATATTACTGCTTTAGCAGATTCTGAGCAGGAGCTAGAAGGGATTAGTATTTTCCCGAATCCATTTGATAATGTGTTTTATATCGAAACACAAAACCAACAAGCTGATTTTGAGATTTTTAGCATTGATGGAAAATTAGTCTATCAAGGAAGCTTGATGAAATTTAATACTGAAAAAATTCCTACAGGCCAACTTAATAGAGGTATTTACATTCTTAAATCAGGTGCAAAATCAATAAAACTTTTAAAGAATTGA
- a CDS encoding SusD/RagB family nutrient-binding outer membrane lipoprotein, protein MKNIYKIFALAMFICFSACDELDENLTSPVEVSPESVDINSLYNKIQLDLEEMQSDLWYDPAAVSRMIAYTSSYQYVDASSANTLNDVWQDIYEGMWPDIELLVEIAQERSLPVYEGTAKILKAYTMFVLVDMFGDVPYSEATLGVEVISPSADSGSEVYASAIALLDEAITLLSSAEDAAAPTYDNFYGGDVDSWIALANTLKLRAAVTTRLVDASASTATINEILSGGEFIDTESEDFEFSYGSTRENPNSRHPLYNGGYETSTGDYMSNYYMWLLRGEKLDDNGNAVVDPRIRYYFYRQIENASEQDVTVYSCHFSSYPDQDQKPDHYIDVDPRMPYCIAFVDDGYLGRDHLNGEGIPPDGELRTLYGLYPAGGQFDENSFTSQQQSGTTGAKGQGIWPLMLSSYVDFLRAEAALTLGTNDDARALLESGMQKSFDKVMGFSSLDATTFSGTVTIRGEEVSIEDAYVPTDDDVAEYIAYVLEQYDAASGESAKLDILMKEYYIALWGNGLEAYNMYRRTGMPSNMAPGLESGSGDFIRSYFYPAVNVERNANMVQKNITDAVFWDDSSVTLY, encoded by the coding sequence ATGAAAAATATATATAAAATCTTTGCACTTGCAATGTTTATATGCTTTTCTGCATGTGACGAGCTGGACGAAAATCTAACGAGTCCGGTTGAAGTGTCACCAGAAAGTGTTGATATAAATAGTTTGTATAATAAGATACAACTTGATCTAGAAGAAATGCAGAGCGACTTATGGTATGATCCTGCTGCAGTTTCTAGAATGATTGCATATACTAGTTCTTATCAATATGTAGATGCTTCCTCTGCTAATACATTGAACGATGTTTGGCAAGATATCTACGAAGGTATGTGGCCAGATATAGAATTATTGGTTGAAATTGCTCAAGAAAGAAGCTTACCAGTATATGAAGGTACTGCTAAAATTTTGAAAGCTTATACTATGTTTGTATTAGTAGATATGTTTGGCGATGTACCTTATTCTGAAGCAACTCTAGGTGTTGAGGTTATTTCTCCAAGTGCTGATAGTGGTAGTGAAGTGTATGCTTCTGCAATAGCTTTATTAGACGAAGCTATAACATTACTAAGTAGTGCTGAAGATGCAGCTGCTCCAACATATGATAACTTTTATGGTGGTGATGTAGATAGTTGGATCGCTTTAGCCAATACTTTAAAACTAAGAGCAGCAGTTACTACAAGATTAGTAGATGCATCAGCATCAACAGCTACTATTAATGAAATTCTTTCTGGTGGAGAGTTTATTGACACCGAGAGCGAAGACTTTGAGTTCTCTTATGGAAGTACAAGAGAAAATCCTAATTCAAGACATCCATTATACAATGGTGGTTACGAAACTAGTACTGGTGATTACATGTCAAATTACTATATGTGGTTGCTAAGAGGTGAAAAACTAGATGACAATGGAAATGCTGTAGTTGATCCAAGAATCAGATATTATTTCTATAGACAAATCGAAAATGCATCTGAACAAGATGTAACTGTTTATTCTTGTCACTTCTCTTCTTACCCAGATCAAGATCAAAAGCCTGATCATTACATAGATGTAGATCCAAGAATGCCATATTGTATCGCATTTGTAGACGACGGCTACTTAGGTAGAGATCACTTAAATGGCGAAGGTATTCCACCAGATGGTGAGCTAAGAACTCTTTACGGATTATATCCTGCAGGTGGTCAGTTTGATGAAAACTCATTTACATCTCAGCAACAAAGTGGTACTACTGGTGCAAAAGGTCAAGGTATTTGGCCACTTATGTTATCTTCTTATGTTGATTTCTTAAGAGCTGAAGCTGCATTAACTCTTGGAACTAATGACGATGCAAGAGCTTTATTAGAAAGCGGTATGCAAAAATCATTTGATAAAGTAATGGGTTTTTCATCTTTAGATGCAACTACTTTCTCAGGTACTGTAACTATTAGAGGAGAAGAAGTTTCTATAGAAGATGCTTATGTTCCTACTGATGATGATGTAGCTGAGTACATTGCTTATGTTTTAGAGCAATACGATGCTGCTTCTGGAGAGAGTGCTAAACTAGACATCTTAATGAAAGAATACTATATCGCACTTTGGGGTAACGGTTTAGAAGCATACAACATGTACAGAAGAACTGGAATGCCTAGCAATATGGCTCCAGGATTAGAGTCAGGTTCTGGTGATTTTATCCGTTCTTACTTCTACCCTGCTGTAAATGTTGAAAGAAATGCGAATATGGTACAAAAAAACATTACTGATGCTGTATTCTGGGATGATAGTAGTGTAACTCTTTACTAA